Below is a window of Tolypothrix bouteillei VB521301 DNA.
CGATCGACGACTGTTAGTGGCTGTTTCAGGTGGACAAGACTCGCTGTGTTTGATAAAGCTACTCTTAGATTTACAACCCAAATGGGGATGGCATTTAGCCATCGCTCATTGCGATCATCGCTGGCGTACTGACTCCGAAGCGAATGCAATTCATGTCGAAAACCAAGCTTTGACTTGGGGAATTCCATTTTATTTACAAACTGCCAATTCACCTCCAAGTAGTGAAGCAACGGCGCGTGATTGGCGCTATCAAGTGTTGAGCAAGATTGCTAGTGAAAATAAATTTGATTGTATCGTTACAGGTCATACGGCAAGCGATCGCGCTGAAACTCTCCTTTATAATTTAATTCGCGGGACTGGTGCAGATGGGTTGCAAGCATTAACTTGGCAACGCTTGCTTTTTGAGAAGATTTTGCTTGTGCGTCCGCTTTTAGATGTGACTCGCACTCAAACAGGGCAATTCTGCCGGGATTTTCAGCTTTCTATTTGGGAAGATTCAACTAATCTTGACTTGAAATATGCCCGCAATCGTATTCGGCAAGAAGTGCTACCATACTTGCAAGAAAATTTCAATCCTCAAGTTGAATCAGCTTTAGCTCAAACTGCTGAAATTTTACAAGCAGAAGTCGATTATTTAGAACAAGCTGCTTGTCAGTTACGAAAAGAGGCAATGTTTGAAAGAAAACATGAGGGGGATGGGGAAACGGTTTGTTCTTCCTCGCTTTTTCTCAAATTAAATCGTCGTGTCTTGCAAAAAGCTCCCCTGGCCTTGCAGAGGCGGGTGATGCGCCAAGTCTTATTGGAAGTACTTGTTATTGCTCCAAGTTTTGAGCAAATTGAAAAACTCACAGCTTTGATTGCAGCACCTAACCGTTCGCAAACCGATCCATTTCCCGGTGGTGCGATCGCTCGAGTTCAAGATGATTGGATTATGTTCGAGTAATGGCACGCGAAAAATGAGTGATTTCGGCATTGATGTAAGTTAATACAAAGTTTGGGATCGAGTTTGCTCACCGCTGTATGCCAGCAACTCCAAGGTATGGACAAAAAAGAAATTTTATGTTATGTATACGAAAGGAGTAATAAGCTATGTCTTCAACTAATTTCTTACAAGAAATTGAGAACCGCATTGACAATCTTGTTAAAGTAACAGGGCGCTCTAAAGCAGATTATCACCAAGCTATTTTGCAGTATATCGAAGACTTGGAAGACACCCACCTTGCTTTTGAGCGGTTACAGAACCCAGGTCGTCGTTGGACAATGGAAGAAATCAGGAAGGGTAAAGACCTTGTGGACGATTGAGTGGGACGATAACGCACGTAAGGAGTTGCGAAAGCTCGATTACACCGTGCAAGAGCAGATTTTATCTTATCTTGAAAAAAGAATTGCAACGGAAGAAGACCCTCGACGTTTTGGCGAAGGGCTCTCAGCAGACAAAGTGGGATTATGGCGTTACCGTATAGGGAATTATCGTGTGGTGTGCCAGATTGAAGACCAAAAATTGGTGGTGCTAGTGGTGAGAGTAGGACACCGCCGGAATGTCTACGATAATTAGATTTACTTATAGCCCCCTTGTTAAGAAGCTTGGGGGAAGATTGAGTACAGGAGGCGGAGCCTTTTAAAAGGCATTCCTTGGCTCCGCCAAGGAACGAGGTAGGGGGTCTGGTCACTACGTGCTCTATGACAAGATACTTTCAAGCGTTTGACGCATTTGGGTAATAGCTTGAATTTGAAGATCTCCTGTTTCTTGTACTTGAGTTACAGACTGCGCTATGCCTTCTAGCTTGTGTCGCAACCCATCTATGGAGTCTTGAATGGGTTGTAAAGTTTCTTCATACAGGCTCA
It encodes the following:
- the tilS gene encoding tRNA lysidine(34) synthetase TilS; translation: MPSSTSWTPLHAKTHRTIRSRRLLERDRRLLVAVSGGQDSLCLIKLLLDLQPKWGWHLAIAHCDHRWRTDSEANAIHVENQALTWGIPFYLQTANSPPSSEATARDWRYQVLSKIASENKFDCIVTGHTASDRAETLLYNLIRGTGADGLQALTWQRLLFEKILLVRPLLDVTRTQTGQFCRDFQLSIWEDSTNLDLKYARNRIRQEVLPYLQENFNPQVESALAQTAEILQAEVDYLEQAACQLRKEAMFERKHEGDGETVCSSSLFLKLNRRVLQKAPLALQRRVMRQVLLEVLVIAPSFEQIEKLTALIAAPNRSQTDPFPGGAIARVQDDWIMFE
- a CDS encoding type II toxin-antitoxin system RelE family toxin, producing the protein MWTIEWDDNARKELRKLDYTVQEQILSYLEKRIATEEDPRRFGEGLSADKVGLWRYRIGNYRVVCQIEDQKLVVLVVRVGHRRNVYDN